The nucleotide window GAAGAAGCGACTGCGGCGCGCCCATTGGAGGCCGTCAGCGTACAAGCGGCGTCCTTTGGCGTGCAGGTCGGACAGAGCATCGCCGAAGCGCGCGTCTTGGCAGCAGCGCTCCGGATCGTGGAGCTGTCGCGACAACACGTGGAAAAGGAGCTCGGGCATCTCGCGGAAGCGCTGCTCGGCTTCGGCATGACGGCGGCGCTCGCCATGCCTGATACGGTTTGGGTGGACGTCAGCGGTAGCGCGCACTTGGTGGGCGGAGAGCAGGCCCTGGCCCGGGAGCTCGCCGATGCCATGCAAGAGCTAGGACATCGTGCTCGAGTGGCTCTGGCGCCAGGGCCAATCCTGGCCCAAGCCTTTGCGCGCTGGTCGACCAGTGTCGCCCAGGGACAGCGCGATCTCTGCGTCATCGCTGCCTCCGACGTCGCAGCCCGCGCGCAGGAGCTGCCCATCGTCGCCTTGCCGGTCTCCATGGATCTGCGAACGTGGTTGGTTCAACTCGGGGTGTTGACCTTCGGACAACTGATGGAGCTGCCTCGGGCCGAGGTGGCGGCTCGTCTGGGAGAGGCGGCGACGAGCGTGTTGGCTTTGGCTCAGGGGATCGATGACGCTCCGCTCGAGGCGCATCGCCCGGCGGTCGTGCCCAGCGAGAGCATGGAGTGGGACGAAGCCGTTTCGGGCCTCGAACCGCTGAAATTCGTGCTGCGCGGTCTCACCTCGCGGCTGAGCGCTCGGTTGAATGGGCGAGGGGAGGCAGCGCAGCATCTGCAACTCACCTTGAACCACGATCGCAGTCTGGCGCGGCTGTCGGGTGCTCCACCTCATCACATCCTGGAGTTGCAGCTGGCCA belongs to Polyangiaceae bacterium and includes:
- a CDS encoding DNA polymerase Y family protein, which gives rise to MTERRIAAVVMPELLLELALRRGEALREAPFAVVWSAEPGEEATAARPLEAVSVQAASFGVQVGQSIAEARVLAAALRIVELSRQHVEKELGHLAEALLGFGMTAALAMPDTVWVDVSGSAHLVGGEQALARELADAMQELGHRARVALAPGPILAQAFARWSTSVAQGQRDLCVIAASDVAARAQELPIVALPVSMDLRTWLVQLGVLTFGQLMELPRAEVAARLGEAATSVLALAQGIDDAPLEAHRPAVVPSESMEWDEAVSGLEPLKFVLRGLTSRLSARLNGRGEAAQHLQLTLNHDRSLARLSGAPPHHILELQLATPLWRAEELLRVLSTRLERVTLQAPTVGVTLSAPGVVRALGRQLDLARVVSKTTGTELLPALVAELSQDIGPSRIGTLTLLDAHRPEARARLKPAFRKRAPAPSKRRQKKSAQIPLVSIKSVDGRNRQPTRLLPTPVPLAVPFRRGVTLGFDQRLYTIESVRFAERLESVEWWTGRAVARDYVWLTLKGADGVLEALAYVDRVSGKRYLQGLFD